The genomic segment CACCATCCAGACGGTCAGCAACAACCCGGCCTCCGGGGCGGACCTGATCGTCAACAACGACATCCTGGTGCTGGCCAGCCCCGAGATCGCCGGCCTGCCGGCGCCGATCGTGGGTCTGGTGGCGGCCGGTGGCATGGCGGCGGCGATGTCCACCGCCGCCGGTCTGCTACTGGTGATCTCGTCGGCGTTCTCGCACGACCTGTACTTCCGCCGGGTCAAGCGGGACTCGACCGACAAGCAGCGGCTGCTCGCCGGCCGGATCGCCATGGGCGTCGCGGTGCTGATCTCGATCTACGCCGGCATCAACCCGCCGGCCTTCGTTGCGCAGGTGGTCGCCTTCGCGTTCGGCCTGGCAGCGGCGAGCTTCTTCCCGGTCATCGTGCTCGGCATCTTCTGGAAACGATGTAATGCCACCGGCGCGGCGGCCGGCATGATCACCGGCATGCTGTTCACCGCCAGTTACATGATCTACACCCTGGAGGTGTTCGGCACAGCGGCCAACGACCACATCTTCGACATCAGCCCGGAGGGCATCGGCACCATCGGCGCCATCGTCAACTTCATCGTCACCATCGCGGTGTCGAAGGCGACGGCACCGCCACCGGCCGAGATCTCCGAGATGGTGGAGAGCATCCGCTACCCGGCCGCCTCCCGCCGGGAGGTGACCGCCGCCAGCACCCCCGACGCGGCCTGACCCCGTACCTCGCCAACCAGCGCCGGCCGCCGGACCCGTCAATGACGACGGGACCGGCGGCCGGTCCGCCTGCTCATCCCCGGATCCGCCAACCGTCTGGAGTTGAGGCAGCACGACATGTGACATCACTCTGGTGCGTGAGCCTGACCACGCGTAGCGTCATGAGGTACACGATGTACCCCCACCACTGAGCGAGGTGCCATGTCCGAGCCAGTGCAGCAACCGACGCCGGGCAAACGCGTCGAACGGCTTCGTCGGGCGGCGGGGTTGTCCCGGGAACGGCTCGCCGGATTGGCCGGTCTCTCACCGACCACTGTCAAGTTCATCGAGACCGGGCGCCGCTCGCTGACGTTGCGGGCGGCTCAGCAGATCGCCCCGCACCTTGGCGTACGCGATCTCGGCGAGTTGTTCGGCCCGTCCGTGTCGCTGTCGTTGGACGGGCGACCCACGCACCCTGGCGTTGAGGATGTCCGCAAGGCGTTGACCGCCTGGCATGTCACCGTCGCCGGGGATCCGGCCACCCCGGACTATCTGCGCGGCGCCATCGACTCGGCCTGGCAGACCTGGCACACCTCACGCCACCAGCGCTCCGAGATCGGCGCGATCCTGCCTGGACTCCTCGACAGCACGCAACGAGCCGCCCGCCTGCACACCGGTCCCGACCGGCGCTCGGCGCTGGCGATGCTGGCGCAGTCGTACCATCTCGCGCAGGCGTACCTGGCCTGGCACGGTGACCGGGAGCTGTGCTGGTTGACGGTGGACCGGGGCATGACCGCGGCCCTCGACGCCGACGACCCGCTCGCGATCGCTCAGGCGAGTTGGTACGCCGCGCACCTGCTCCGAGCGGTGGGGCGCGGGGACGAGGCGCTGGCCAGGCTCGCCGAGGCCCGGAGCCTCGTCGAGCCCCGCGTGGCGGAAGGCCCCATGGAGTACGCGGAAACGCTGGCCGACCTGCACCTGTGCACCGCTCTCACCCGCGCCCGGACCGGCGACCAGAGCGCCTGGGCCGATTGGCAGACCGCCCATGATCTGGTGCACCGGGTACTTCCCGCCGACTACGTTGGTTTGCGTACCCGGGTCTCGCGGCCGTTGGTGGACGTCTACGCGGTGATGTGCGCGGTGGATCTCGGTGATCCGGACGAGGCCCAGCGGCGGGCGCACTCGCTCGATCCGCAGTCGATCCCGTCCACCGAGAGGCGTGGCCGGCACTACGTGGAGCTGGCCCGCGGAGCTGATCTGGAAGGCGCCCGCGAGGCCACTCTGCACCTGCTCCAACGGGCGGACGCGACATCGCCGGAGACGGTCCGCTACTCACCGGCCGCTCGGGACATGCTGACCCGCCTGGCCGACGAAGGCCCCGCGTCGATCCGCGCCGAGGCGGCCGAATTGGCCACCCGGGTCGGAGTGGATCGGTAAGGGTTACATCGCGTCACCAGATACTCCAGGTACCTCTTCGCCACCGACAGGCTACGTAGCGTCGTGGCATGACGTGGAGCTGCCTGTGAGCCTGTTGCGACCGCCGTGGGTGCCCGTGGTGGTGCCCACTCCGCTGCCACCGGCCGACGATCCGGTGACCGTATGGCTGGACACCGGAGGCAGCTCCGGGCTGGAGATCCGGGTGCCCTCCGACGAACGTTGGCGACTCTGGGACACCGGCTCCGGCTACTGCCTGCTGACCGACCAGGACGGACGCGAGGACGCCACCGCCGCCCTCATCCTCAACCGCGTACGCCAAACGTGGGGCCTGGTCGCCTTCGACCCGGACGAACAGGACGTGCCGTGACCAGCGGCGGACCAGGGATCACGCCAGCCGGACGACCCGGTGAACGCCGCCGAGTCAACCAGAGTCGCCGTCACGACCAGCGACGCAGGCCCGCCGATCTCTCCCGGATCACCATAAACCTCACGCCGGGCACCGTGGCCGCCCTCGACGAGCTGCTCGACGACGGCGGGACCAACAAGACCGACGCCATCAACCGCGCGATCAGGATCATGCGGCTGCTACGCCGCTACGCCGACCAGCACGGAATCGCGACCGTCTCCACGTCCGACGGCCGGACCGTAGACATCGAAGTGCGGTGAGCACCGCATGATCAAGGCGCACCGAGCTGGTGGAATCGCCGCTATCAACGGTTCAGTACGCCACGATCTTGAGACGGGCAGGGTGCGGAATGCCTGGATTCGTGCCGTCGGGCCGGTGCCCCGCTTGTCGCGCCGCTGCTTCGGTGCGGAAGAATGCCGGCATGACAGAGGACCGGGAGCTGCCCCCCAACTCCAAGCTGGACACCACGGTCCCGCACTCGGCGCGGATCTGGAACTACTGGCTCGGCGGCAAGGACAACTTCGCGGTCGACCGGGCCGCCGGCGACGAGGTGATCGCCCACATCCCGGACATCCCCGTCGGGGCGAAGTCCGAGCGCGCGTTCCTCAAGCGCGTGGTCAGGTTCCTCGTCGAGGATGCCGGCATCCGTCAGTTCCTCGACGTCGGCACCGGGCTCCCCTCGGCGGACAACACCCACGAGGTCGCGCAGTCCCTCGACCCGTACTGCCGGGTGGTCTACATCGACAACGACCCGCTCGTCATGGCGCACGCGCGTGCGCTCCTGACCAGCACGCCCGAAGGTAGCTGCACCTACCTCGAAGCCGATCTGCGGCAGCCGGACACGATCCTCGCGTCCGCGCGGCAGACGCTCGACTTCTCGCAGCCGATCGGGCTCATGCTGCTCGGCGTCGTCAACCACATCATGGACGACGACGAGGCGTACGGCTCCGTCGCGCAGCTGGTGCGGGCGATGCCCACCGGCAGCCACCTGGTGCTCACCCACTCCACCGCGGAGATCCACGGCGAGCCGATGCTGCGCGTGATGCGGGAAACCACCGAGCGCGGCGGTACGCCGATCCGCGCCCGGACGAAGACGGAGCTCGAACGCTTCTTCGACGGATTGGACCTGCTGGACCCCGGCGTCGTCACCTGCTCGCGGTGGCGGCCCGACCCGGAGTCCGACGAGCCGGAGGTCTACCTGTTCGGCGGCGTCGGCCGCATCGGCTGAACCGAGCCGCGCGACCCAGTCAGCCCCCGGGTGGAAGTCGGTCACGTTCTCAGTCCTGGTGGACGGTGATGACGACCTTGGCCCGGGCATGGTCGTGTTCGAGGTAGCGGATCGCCTCCGGGACCTCGCCGAGCGGGAAGCTGCGGTCGATGGCCGGGGTGACGTCCCCGCGCTCGATGAGCCCCCGCAGCGCCGCCAGCGTCTCCGCCTTCGGTACGACGTTGAGCTGCCGGATCCGGTCCCGCCTGGCGAACCCAGACCGGGCCATCCCCCACAGGCTCAGCCGCATCGGACCCACCACCGTGGGTCGGCCCTCGCCCGAGGTGCCGCCGCCGGAGAGCACCAGCGTGCCGCCCGGCACCAACACCGACCGCAACTCGGCCAGACCACGGTTGCCAACCAGGTCGAGGACCACGTCGTAGCGCGGCCCTGCGGCGACGAAGTCGGACCGCCGGTAGTCGACGACGTGGTCCGCGCCGAGCTTCTCGACCAATTCGACGTTGCGGGTGCTGCACACCCCGGTCACCTCAGCACCCATCGCCCGGCCGATCTGCACCGCGAAGGTGCCGACCCCGCCGGACGCGCCGTTGATCAGCACCCGCTGGCCGGCTACCAGGCCCGCCACGTCGCGCAGCCCCAGCAGCGCGGTCGCGCCGGCCAGCGGCACGGCGGCGGCCTGCTCGAACGACAGCCGCGCCGGCTTGGTGTCGGCCTGCCGCTCCGGCACGCAGACGTACTCGGCGAAGGCGCCATCCGGCCCGCAGGCGTCGGCGTACACCTCGTCGCCGGGACGGAACCGGGTCACCGCCGCGCCGACCGCCACCACCTGGCCGGCCACATCGCTGCCACGGATGGGCCGCCTCGGCGCCCGCCAACCGAAGTCGGACGCGAGCAGCCGGGCCAGCAGCGGGTCGCCGCGCAGCAGGTGCCAGTCCCGGGCGTTGACCGAGGACGCCTTCACCCGTACCAGGATCTCGTCCGCGGCCGGTTCCGGCCGGTCCACGTCGCGCAGTCGCAGCAGCTCGGGCGAGCCGTACCGGTCCTGGACGATCGCCTTCATCGGGCCTCCAAGGTAACTAGTGGACGGTGGGTGGACACCGCCGGACGGCGCCGGCGACGGATGATCCATTCGGCGAAGACGGCGTTGATGAGCCAGCCGGCGATCATGAACACCAGCCGTGGGGTGCCGGTCGCCTCGCCGACGAGGATGGCCCACGGCAGGTGAGTGAAGACCTGGGTGCCGGCGCCCTGGCCGATCGCGTACGCCCGGATCATCCAGGCCCGGTGCTCGGCGAACCGGCGGCGGCGGACGGCGACCAGCCCGAGCACGATCGCCGCCACCATCGCCGAGCCGACCACCAGCCGAACCAGCAGCAGCGCCAGCCCGTCACCGGGCAGCGACGGATAGTCGAGCGTCATCCAGACCCCGGTGACCGCCGCCAGGATGCCGGTGGGCACGAGCAGCCGGCCGGAATACCGGTGCCAGCGCCGCCCGCGGCTGCGCGGTCCGGGGATGAACTGGAAGGCCCCGAGTACGCAGTACACGCACGCGCTGATGATGTGCAGCACCACCGGCAGCGGGTCGGCGACGTAGCGGGCGTTGTCCGCGGTGACCTCGGGTCCGGTGGAGAGTTCGGCCAGCCGAACCGAGCCGGCCACCATCGGGACCAGGGTGAGCAGGATCAGCGCGGTGGGGATGAGCCACTGCCGTCGGGGGTTCGCCGTCATGCACTGATCGTCGCGATCGGACGGTGCCGATTCATCGGTCCACGGGCCGCGACCACACCGGCCGATGGAGGGGCGCCCGGACCGTACTTTAGGCTGAGCGGCCCACCCGGCGGGTCTCGTACGCCCACATCGCGATCTCGACCCGGTTCCGGGCGCCGAGCTTCGCCATCAGGCTGGCGATGTGCGTCTTCACGGTGCTCAGCGTGATGAACAGCTCCGCGGGCAATCTCACTGTTAGCAGAAGTTTGACCTGGTCCAGCTGGCGCAGGCGAGCCCGGGACCGCCACCGCAGCGCCGATCGCCCCAACGGAGGTCAGGATGATCAGGCCGGCGAGGACGTCGGCCGCACCAAGGTGACGGAGGGCGGCAGACAGAGTGATCTTGCCAGCCATGATCGCCGCACCGACGGCAGTCAATCGATTGGTGCGAATGCGTACTCGCCACTGACGGCAACCCTGACGGCAACCCAGGCGCGCAACGACAGACTTGTACGCACGGCAGTCACTCTGCGCGTTGTTGATCTCCTCTAGTATCCCCTTGCGAATCAGCCCGGATAGTCAGGCGGGAGCTCTACTTCCGGCCTCCGAACTGCCACGCAAACGAGTTCCCCGGCTTCCGAGATCGCGAATTTGGTGTCACCCGAACCCACAAACCAGGACGCCTGCGAGTCACCAAATTGCAGAAAGACGCTGTCGCCCTGAATCGACCACGCAAGGTGCTGAGGAATGGACACGTCACGCTTGGCCGGCTCCACATAGTCCGGGTTAACGCGCCATTCCCACATCTCTCGGTCAAGGACCACGGTCCCAAGATTCTTCGAATCTTCGGGTGCCGAGAAACGTTGCTCTACTTCTGGCGGAGCATCAATTACAACAAGCTCCACAAGGGCTCCCGAACGTTCGTCTACCCTCATTTCCACGTATCCACCATTGGTCCCTTGAATGTAGAGATTCAAGAGCCCTGAACCCCCTTCGAGCTGCCAGTTCACCATTAGCGGAATCCAGGGATCCGCCTGAATTTGTGCCGCGGCGCACGGCGAGTGGCCCACAACCTTAATCATTCGTCATCCCACCATTCGCGCGTGAACAAGAGCCGGCAACATGCCAGCCTGCCGAGGGGCGCCGAACTTCAGTTCCCATCCGCCGACGTTTAGGAGCTTGTCATAGGCGAGACCGCCCCGGCCAGCTTTACCCACAGCCGCCTGGAGGCTGCGAAGGTTTTGCTGGGTGCCCAGTCTAACCATTTCTGGGCTCGCACCTCTGCTGGTCATGTTCTCAGCGTATTCGGCGATGTGCTTGCTTGCATTCCCGTGCACCCAAACCTTGGTATCACCGGCAGCCATCTCAAAGGACTTTGGCATTCCACCGGTGCCCGGAACCTCTGGCTGGGTGCCCTTGATGTCGTCCCATACGGTCCCACCGCAGTTGTGAACCAACACCGGGGTGTTGCCGGCGAGTACATGGTACGTGTGGATGTCATCGATGGTGAGGTTGTGGACCGTGCGGGTCTCGGTCCACTCGCGGACGGCGGTGATCTGGACCCAGGTGCCAGCCGAGGTTTGCAGCCACTGCCCGGGGGACAACTCGCCGGCGTCGAGCCACTCACCCACCTCCGGCACCCAGAACGGATGACCATCCGTAGCGATCAAGACACCCTCGGCCTCCCCACGGTCGCCGTCGGTGTCGACGGTGATCTCGACCAGGTTCTTCTGCCCATGCCCGATGATCGTGGCAACGACCGGCTTCGCAGCCGTCTCACCAGACTCCGGGTCCGCGGCGACCACCAGATCACCGACGTCGAGTTCCTCGATCCGCTTGGTCGACCCATCCGCGAGCAGCACCAGTGTGCCCGGCACAAAACTATTGCAATCAGGAGCAGCGCTCTGTGCCCGGTCAAGAACCCGACGCCCGTTCATCCACTTAGCCACAGAATCCTTCAACCGGCCGCCAAGATTCCACAGCCGCTCACCAAGATCCTTGAGCTTGTCCAACTTGAACGCGTACCGGCCCACCAGCTTCCCGACCGCGCCACCGACCGCGGTCATCACCACGTTCAAGGCGGTCGCGGCACAGGCACCCATGTCACCGTCGATGAAACAGTCGACCGCATCAGTGATCCCCAACTCGTCCATCAGGATCTGGCCGAGTTCCTTCGCCACCGCGATGACGGTCTGCTTCGCATGCTCTACCGCCTGACGCGCCCGCGTCACCTCCGGCGGCTCGGACGGCCGCTTCTTCCCGTTCGAGCCGACCTTCCACTTGCCGTCGGAACCCTGGGTGAGCTTCTCACCCCGGTCCTCCCAGTACTTGTCCTCCTCCGCGCCACCACCGGTCGCGAGCGGCCTCAACCCGTCCGGGTCGGTGAACGACATCGGCGAGTTGTTCGCATACGCGTACCCGTGCATCTGCTGCGGATCATTCACGTCGATGATCGGATCCACCGAGATGAACCGACCCGTCTGCGGGTCGTACTCCCGCGCACCCAGGCTCGTCAGACCCGTCGAAGCGTCCTGCGTACCACCGACGAAGCCCTTCTCACCCAACCACTGCCCGACCCCCGGCTGACTCCCACGCGGCGTACCGAACGGCGCCATCCGCCGATGCGTGACCTGCCCCGTCGAACCATTTACGCCCGCCTGGCCGGTACCGTGATGATCCGCCGCCTGCACCTGCACACCCATGACCGTGCGCACCACAGCCAACTGCCCACCGACCGGGTAGTAGCGGGTGCCGTCGACCACCGAGTTGGAACGGTTGAGCTTCAACTCCATGTTCGGCAGGTAGACCGTGATCGCATCCGGATCCTTACGGACCAGCCGGGCACCATCAGCGTCATAGACGTAACTGGTGGTCTGCCCGCCCTCGGTCACCGACGCCAGCCGACCCTCGGCATTCCAGACCAGGTCCTGCTCCTCGCCGACCCGCACCCGCTTCGTCGTGTTCCCGGCGTCGTCGTACTCGTACGAGTACAACCGGTCCCCGGCCGACGTCTCCTCGACCACCTGCGACAACGTGTGCGGTTGCGCCTGACCCGGCTGCGGATACGAATACGTCCGCTCCACCTCGCTCGCCCCGCCCGCGGCGTGGATCGTCTCGCTGAGCCGGTTGCCGGCCAGGTCATAGCCGTACGAGTGGTGATACGGCGCGGGACCGCCCACACCGCTGGTGCCCGGACCGCCCGCACACGGGTCCGTCGCCGTGTTCCCGGTGCTCCACGCCCTCGTCATCCGGCGCAGGTAGTCGTACTGGAAGCACTGGATGTCCCGAGTGCCGGAACCAGGGGTGTCCGCGATCGACAGCAGGTTGCCGGCGTCGTCATACCTGTAGCGCTGGTCGATGTCACTGGTCGGCACCATCGGGTTCTCACCCGCGAACGCCTGCCGGCTCAGCATCGACCGGGCAAGCCGGTTGGTGCCCTCCTCGTAGAAGTAGGTGCCGTAAAC from the Solwaraspora sp. WMMD1047 genome contains:
- a CDS encoding helix-turn-helix transcriptional regulator, with amino-acid sequence MSEPVQQPTPGKRVERLRRAAGLSRERLAGLAGLSPTTVKFIETGRRSLTLRAAQQIAPHLGVRDLGELFGPSVSLSLDGRPTHPGVEDVRKALTAWHVTVAGDPATPDYLRGAIDSAWQTWHTSRHQRSEIGAILPGLLDSTQRAARLHTGPDRRSALAMLAQSYHLAQAYLAWHGDRELCWLTVDRGMTAALDADDPLAIAQASWYAAHLLRAVGRGDEALARLAEARSLVEPRVAEGPMEYAETLADLHLCTALTRARTGDQSAWADWQTAHDLVHRVLPADYVGLRTRVSRPLVDVYAVMCAVDLGDPDEAQRRAHSLDPQSIPSTERRGRHYVELARGADLEGAREATLHLLQRADATSPETVRYSPAARDMLTRLADEGPASIRAEAAELATRVGVDR
- a CDS encoding SAM-dependent methyltransferase, which codes for MTEDRELPPNSKLDTTVPHSARIWNYWLGGKDNFAVDRAAGDEVIAHIPDIPVGAKSERAFLKRVVRFLVEDAGIRQFLDVGTGLPSADNTHEVAQSLDPYCRVVYIDNDPLVMAHARALLTSTPEGSCTYLEADLRQPDTILASARQTLDFSQPIGLMLLGVVNHIMDDDEAYGSVAQLVRAMPTGSHLVLTHSTAEIHGEPMLRVMRETTERGGTPIRARTKTELERFFDGLDLLDPGVVTCSRWRPDPESDEPEVYLFGGVGRIG
- a CDS encoding NAD(P)-dependent alcohol dehydrogenase; translation: MKAIVQDRYGSPELLRLRDVDRPEPAADEILVRVKASSVNARDWHLLRGDPLLARLLASDFGWRAPRRPIRGSDVAGQVVAVGAAVTRFRPGDEVYADACGPDGAFAEYVCVPERQADTKPARLSFEQAAAVPLAGATALLGLRDVAGLVAGQRVLINGASGGVGTFAVQIGRAMGAEVTGVCSTRNVELVEKLGADHVVDYRRSDFVAAGPRYDVVLDLVGNRGLAELRSVLVPGGTLVLSGGGTSGEGRPTVVGPMRLSLWGMARSGFARRDRIRQLNVVPKAETLAALRGLIERGDVTPAIDRSFPLGEVPEAIRYLEHDHARAKVVITVHQD
- a CDS encoding DUF2306 domain-containing protein, coding for MTANPRRQWLIPTALILLTLVPMVAGSVRLAELSTGPEVTADNARYVADPLPVVLHIISACVYCVLGAFQFIPGPRSRGRRWHRYSGRLLVPTGILAAVTGVWMTLDYPSLPGDGLALLLVRLVVGSAMVAAIVLGLVAVRRRRFAEHRAWMIRAYAIGQGAGTQVFTHLPWAILVGEATGTPRLVFMIAGWLINAVFAEWIIRRRRRPAVSTHRPLVTLEAR